The following proteins are encoded in a genomic region of Leptospira ryugenii:
- a CDS encoding NuoI/complex I 23 kDa subunit family protein, producing MGTVNVVNVAKRHQFSWYEKFYFWSIGKGLWITLKHFLKVAFLNKQVTIEYPEQKRMYSTRFRGMHSMKRDEQGRERCTACFCCMWICPANAITIHAAEVTPERQHLHPEDKYAESFEINLLRCIFCGLCEEACPKGAIYLDGTGEMAADNREDLILTKERMMEKVGGPLIGQRN from the coding sequence TTGGGAACCGTTAACGTAGTCAATGTAGCCAAGCGCCATCAGTTTTCCTGGTATGAAAAGTTCTATTTTTGGTCCATCGGCAAAGGTCTTTGGATCACCTTAAAACATTTTCTAAAAGTAGCCTTTCTCAACAAACAGGTGACCATCGAATACCCAGAGCAAAAGAGAATGTATTCTACACGGTTTCGTGGAATGCATTCAATGAAAAGAGACGAACAAGGAAGAGAACGTTGCACTGCTTGTTTTTGCTGTATGTGGATTTGCCCTGCCAATGCCATCACCATTCACGCAGCGGAGGTAACACCTGAGAGACAGCATTTGCACCCAGAAGACAAATATGCAGAATCCTTTGAAATCAATTTGCTTCGCTGTATCTTTTGCGGTCTCTGCGAAGAGGCCTGTCCAAAAGGTGCCATTTATTTAGACGGAACCGGTGAAATGGCTGCGGACAATAGAGAGGACTTGATTCTCACAAAGGAAAGGATGATGGAAAAGGTCGGAGGACCTTTGATTGGCCAAAGAAATTAA
- a CDS encoding acetyl-CoA C-acetyltransferase, which produces MGNSYIVDAVRTPRGKGKKRGALAAVHPQELSAITLKALQERNGIDPKNVEEVVMGCVTQVADQAACIARYAVMAAHWPKDVPGYTVNRFCGSGLQALNNVANHVASGAMELAVGGGIESMSRVKMGDDMLGRDFNVGNDKIAAHYNLVPQGISADLIATKYDISREEADQLAEASQKKADYATKNGHFKKSIIPVKLEDGTIVSEDENPRIESDYAFLSGLAPVFKTIGEQQLDAIALKSYPEIKKINHIHTLGNSSGIVDGAAALLVANDDGLKKYGLKPRARIVATVATGEDPTIMLTGPVSASQKALKMAGLSVKDIDLWEINEAFASVVLYVKKTLGIDADKINVNGGSMALGHPLGATGAILAGTVLDELERRDQRYGLITLCIGGGMGIATIIERLK; this is translated from the coding sequence ATGGGGAATTCTTATATCGTAGATGCAGTTCGTACACCTCGGGGAAAGGGTAAAAAAAGAGGGGCACTCGCTGCAGTTCACCCACAAGAGCTTTCCGCTATTACACTAAAAGCTCTCCAAGAAAGAAATGGCATAGATCCAAAAAACGTAGAAGAAGTTGTTATGGGTTGTGTAACACAAGTTGCAGACCAGGCAGCATGTATCGCTCGTTATGCAGTGATGGCGGCCCATTGGCCAAAAGATGTTCCAGGGTACACAGTAAACCGTTTCTGTGGCTCTGGGTTGCAGGCATTGAATAATGTCGCAAACCATGTTGCTTCTGGAGCAATGGAACTAGCCGTTGGTGGTGGAATTGAATCCATGAGCCGTGTAAAAATGGGCGATGATATGTTGGGTAGGGACTTTAATGTAGGAAACGATAAAATTGCAGCCCACTACAATTTGGTTCCACAAGGAATTTCTGCTGATCTTATTGCAACAAAGTATGACATCTCTCGAGAAGAGGCCGACCAACTTGCAGAAGCTTCTCAAAAAAAAGCTGATTACGCAACTAAGAACGGACATTTTAAAAAATCAATCATCCCTGTGAAGCTGGAAGATGGAACTATTGTTTCAGAAGATGAAAATCCTCGGATTGAGTCTGATTACGCATTCTTGTCAGGGCTTGCACCTGTATTTAAAACTATCGGTGAACAACAATTAGATGCTATAGCTTTAAAGTCATATCCTGAAATCAAAAAAATTAACCATATTCATACATTAGGCAATTCTTCTGGTATCGTGGATGGTGCGGCTGCGCTTCTAGTAGCAAACGACGACGGATTAAAAAAATACGGTTTAAAACCAAGAGCAAGAATTGTAGCAACGGTTGCGACTGGCGAAGACCCAACAATCATGTTAACTGGCCCAGTTTCGGCTTCTCAAAAAGCGCTTAAAATGGCAGGCCTTTCTGTTAAAGATATCGATCTTTGGGAAATCAATGAAGCATTTGCATCCGTAGTTTTATATGTAAAGAAAACTCTAGGCATTGATGCGGACAAAATCAATGTGAATGGTGGTTCGATGGCACTGGGACATCCACTCGGAGCAACAGGTGCAATCTTAGCGGGAACCGTTTTAGATGAGTTAGAACGTCGTGATCAACGCTACGGATTGATCACTCTTTGTATTGGTGGAGGAATGGGAATTGCGACAATTATAGAAAGATTAAAATAA
- a CDS encoding Zn-ribbon domain-containing OB-fold protein has product MASLNTLEWKGTQCKECGFIVAEDVLDCPSCGSSNLESVPIPETGAIYSFTVVHVGFGYMAERAPYILAIIELNPATKLTTVLEDVSDLQKIKIGTQVKLKRIDDQIGPIFSPT; this is encoded by the coding sequence GTGGCTTCATTGAACACTCTTGAGTGGAAAGGAACACAATGTAAAGAATGTGGCTTTATCGTTGCCGAAGATGTATTGGATTGTCCATCTTGCGGTTCATCTAATCTTGAATCTGTCCCAATTCCTGAAACAGGCGCCATATATAGCTTTACAGTTGTCCATGTGGGTTTCGGTTATATGGCGGAAAGAGCTCCTTACATTCTCGCCATCATTGAATTGAATCCTGCAACTAAACTAACAACCGTTTTAGAAGATGTTTCCGACCTACAAAAAATAAAGATTGGAACGCAAGTTAAGTTGAAACGAATCGATGACCAAATTGGTCCAATCTTTAGCCCTACTTAG
- a CDS encoding alpha-glucosidase, whose product MNWWKEAVIYQIYPRSFMDSNGDGIGDLEGIIQKLDYLKGSKESLGIDAIWLSPVYPSPMFDFGYDISNYEEIDPNYGDLGTFQKLLKEAHKRDIKVIMDLVVNHTSHLHPWFVESRSSKNSSKRDWYIWKEAPQGKPPNNWLGAFGGLGWEYDKRTGESYFHSFLKEQPDLNWRNPEVEEAIFRMIRYWLDMGVDGFRLDVVNLYIKDEFFRNNPSYFMKGPRPYDKQVHTYDRDRPEMHGILRRLRKLLDSYPEKKVSVGEVMQDFPGNVVLPATYCGRNDELHMAFNFMFLFSPWKAENFYQIIRDFESALGDDNWPNYTLSNHDFPRHITRYEKGKDTIPRAKLAAVMLLTLRGTPFLYYGEEIGMERQKVPFKKIQDPVGKKYWPFHPGRDPERIPMAWNSSDHTGFTTGNPWLPSYEKAKETNVEDQIHDKSSLWNVYKKLIDIRKERKSLRKGKLKIHLSSDKQVLYYRRREGKEESYVFLNFSNETVAVSYPRKWELEEILYTTAPRPSFIPKDSEDGFLQLLPNEAIIFSN is encoded by the coding sequence ATGAACTGGTGGAAAGAAGCAGTCATCTATCAAATTTATCCACGAAGCTTTATGGATTCGAATGGAGATGGAATTGGCGACCTAGAAGGTATCATCCAAAAATTAGACTATTTAAAAGGCAGTAAGGAATCACTTGGTATTGATGCCATTTGGCTCTCACCAGTTTATCCTTCTCCAATGTTTGATTTTGGATATGACATCTCTAACTATGAAGAGATAGATCCTAATTATGGTGATTTGGGTACATTCCAAAAACTTTTAAAAGAAGCACATAAAAGAGATATCAAAGTAATCATGGATTTAGTTGTAAACCACACCTCTCATTTACATCCATGGTTCGTGGAGTCTAGATCTTCAAAGAATAGTTCAAAACGTGATTGGTATATTTGGAAGGAAGCCCCCCAAGGAAAACCACCTAACAATTGGTTGGGGGCATTTGGTGGACTAGGCTGGGAGTATGATAAACGCACAGGTGAATCATACTTTCATTCATTTTTAAAAGAACAACCCGATTTAAATTGGCGAAACCCAGAAGTAGAAGAAGCTATTTTTAGAATGATACGATATTGGTTGGATATGGGTGTGGATGGTTTTCGTTTGGATGTTGTTAACCTATACATCAAAGATGAATTCTTTCGAAACAATCCTTCTTATTTTATGAAGGGACCAAGGCCATATGACAAACAAGTCCACACATATGACCGTGACCGTCCAGAGATGCATGGCATTCTCAGACGTCTTCGGAAACTTTTAGATTCTTATCCAGAAAAAAAAGTATCTGTTGGGGAAGTGATGCAAGATTTTCCAGGAAACGTAGTTTTACCTGCAACCTATTGCGGAAGAAATGATGAACTCCATATGGCATTTAACTTTATGTTTCTTTTTTCTCCTTGGAAGGCAGAAAATTTTTATCAAATCATAAGGGATTTTGAATCGGCCTTAGGAGATGACAATTGGCCAAACTATACTTTATCCAACCATGATTTTCCTCGGCACATTACAAGATACGAAAAAGGAAAAGATACCATTCCAAGAGCCAAATTAGCGGCTGTTATGTTATTAACCCTCCGAGGTACACCATTTTTATATTACGGGGAAGAGATTGGAATGGAACGACAAAAAGTTCCTTTTAAAAAAATACAGGACCCTGTCGGGAAGAAGTACTGGCCCTTCCATCCAGGTAGAGATCCTGAACGCATCCCTATGGCATGGAACTCTTCCGATCATACCGGTTTTACAACTGGCAATCCATGGCTACCAAGCTATGAAAAAGCAAAAGAGACAAATGTCGAAGACCAAATACACGATAAGTCTTCTTTGTGGAATGTTTATAAAAAATTAATCGATATTCGAAAGGAAAGAAAGTCCTTAAGAAAAGGCAAACTTAAGATACATTTGAGTTCCGATAAACAAGTTCTTTATTACAGAAGGAGAGAGGGAAAGGAAGAATCCTATGTCTTTTTGAATTTTAGCAATGAAACTGTAGCGGTCTCGTATCCAAGAAAGTGGGAGCTAGAAGAGATCTTGTACACAACGGCACCTAGGCCAAGTTTTATTCCGAAAGATAGCGAAGATGGATTTTTACAATTATTGCCAAATGAAGCGATTATTTTTAGTAACTAA
- a CDS encoding HD domain-containing protein produces the protein MKSELKAKLARTFPKIKTIQSGRLFTRQLSRLVDATLISLYDSLHAKLSLEDHLCLVPIGGYGRSELAPYSDIDLLYLHDGKLSNQTLSTVISEINNYLYNNGKEVGHTCRTIQESFDYLDNIQSYHAILDSRFLCGSLPLFLRYQKDFLAKIPKKRLEEYNRWKLDYLEDRIIDSYTPLLLSEPNIKSDALGLRDVHFMYWIERTSEYHLELDHGVFDFFLRGDTLPILNAYDFLLLVRSALHILSDRKNDRLDLNSQAEVAELLGFGSSKELYSIEKLMSVFYRCQKEIYFYLGTYIESKRNNTPLGVTNAFANPDTLYDDIISFFLEAQVSNAKPSRILLNDIRFASNFIDDDFKNSKTVIDSFLTLLQKKSRIGKILTLMHECNILGKLLPEFGACTNFPLFSYHHEYTVDEHTLLILRELDVLIANEWDDPQVQEVFNQCEKIHILALAILVHDAGKVKEGDHSQYGAELAMGIAERFRLSEEDTELFRFLVAEHIIMSELSSKRDIHDPALIQNFAKMFPDVNTLRLLYILTIIDTKSVGKGVLTNWKKEILYLLYQSTMTAFLKMKNPIEEIDRIEQTLESYLSEKEGLEEKIVSAIVKYATDVEPQTYLSFNTPRRIFQHYVQLKEWNHSKEPFRFFFESEPAFVTITIFCHDESKFLLFLCGAISSLGLNLVGMRLYRTSVSDLILQAQITDQFGSGTIAPEQMQRIESQMLLFINGQDDVEEIAQKTAIWDKAIRIPAGMVEELVKISNDLSQSYSVLEIRVPDSIGLVYRILKSLLDFQLKIIFIRISTSADFAYDSFHIQTHDGKKIENSELILSIKEKILEVAQMKQNKGIFEISF, from the coding sequence ATGAAATCAGAACTCAAGGCAAAACTAGCCAGAACCTTTCCCAAAATTAAAACAATTCAATCAGGAAGACTTTTCACTCGTCAGTTGAGTCGTTTGGTCGATGCGACATTAATTTCACTCTATGATTCCTTACATGCAAAGCTCTCTTTAGAGGATCATTTGTGTTTAGTTCCTATTGGCGGCTACGGCAGAAGTGAACTCGCTCCTTATTCCGATATAGATCTCCTATATTTACACGACGGAAAGTTAAGCAATCAAACCCTATCTACAGTTATTTCAGAAATTAACAATTACCTTTACAACAATGGAAAGGAAGTCGGCCATACCTGCAGAACAATCCAGGAATCATTTGATTATTTGGACAATATCCAGTCGTACCATGCCATTTTAGATTCACGCTTTTTGTGTGGGTCCTTGCCTTTGTTTTTGAGATACCAAAAAGACTTTTTGGCAAAAATTCCGAAGAAGAGATTGGAAGAATACAATCGTTGGAAATTGGATTATTTGGAAGATAGGATCATAGATTCATACACACCTCTTCTTCTCTCTGAGCCAAATATAAAATCCGATGCTCTTGGATTGCGCGATGTTCATTTCATGTATTGGATCGAAAGAACTAGCGAATATCATTTGGAACTTGACCATGGAGTTTTTGATTTCTTCTTGCGTGGTGATACGCTTCCCATCTTAAATGCTTATGATTTTTTATTGTTGGTAAGGTCTGCACTTCATATATTAAGTGACCGTAAAAATGACAGGCTTGATCTAAACTCACAAGCGGAGGTTGCTGAACTTTTAGGATTTGGGTCCTCGAAAGAATTATATTCCATAGAAAAGTTGATGAGCGTTTTTTACCGATGCCAAAAAGAAATATACTTCTATTTAGGAACCTATATTGAATCAAAACGTAACAACACACCACTTGGCGTGACAAATGCATTTGCCAATCCGGACACTTTGTATGATGATATCATCTCTTTCTTTTTGGAAGCACAAGTATCGAATGCAAAACCCTCTCGTATTTTATTGAATGATATACGTTTTGCATCCAATTTTATAGATGATGATTTTAAGAATAGTAAAACTGTCATCGATTCGTTTTTAACTCTGCTACAAAAAAAGTCTCGGATAGGAAAAATTCTGACTCTGATGCATGAGTGCAATATTTTAGGCAAGTTATTGCCAGAATTCGGTGCCTGCACAAATTTTCCGCTGTTTAGTTATCATCATGAATACACTGTAGATGAACACACACTTCTTATATTACGCGAATTAGATGTACTTATCGCGAACGAATGGGATGATCCTCAAGTACAGGAAGTTTTCAATCAATGCGAAAAGATTCATATCTTAGCACTTGCTATCCTAGTACATGATGCAGGTAAAGTCAAAGAAGGTGACCATAGCCAGTACGGGGCCGAACTTGCCATGGGCATTGCAGAAAGATTCCGGCTCTCGGAAGAAGATACTGAACTATTCAGATTTTTGGTAGCAGAACACATCATCATGTCGGAGCTATCATCCAAGCGAGATATCCACGATCCTGCCTTGATACAAAATTTTGCAAAAATGTTTCCAGACGTGAATACCCTTCGTCTGCTTTACATTCTGACAATCATTGACACCAAATCTGTTGGAAAAGGTGTTTTAACAAATTGGAAAAAAGAAATTCTATATCTACTCTATCAATCCACCATGACTGCCTTCCTAAAGATGAAAAATCCTATCGAGGAGATTGATCGTATCGAGCAAACCCTTGAATCTTATTTAAGTGAAAAAGAAGGTCTTGAGGAAAAAATTGTTAGCGCTATTGTTAAGTATGCGACTGATGTAGAACCGCAAACCTACCTTAGTTTTAATACTCCAAGACGTATCTTCCAACACTATGTACAATTAAAAGAATGGAATCATAGCAAAGAACCATTCCGTTTCTTTTTTGAATCCGAGCCAGCCTTTGTTACCATTACGATTTTCTGCCATGATGAATCAAAATTTTTACTTTTTCTTTGCGGTGCTATCAGCTCTCTGGGTCTCAATCTAGTGGGAATGAGATTATATAGGACATCCGTTTCCGATTTGATCTTACAAGCTCAGATTACTGACCAATTTGGATCTGGAACGATTGCGCCTGAACAGATGCAAAGAATTGAAAGTCAAATGCTACTGTTTATAAATGGGCAAGACGATGTAGAAGAGATTGCTCAGAAAACAGCAATTTGGGACAAGGCAATCCGCATTCCCGCTGGAATGGTAGAAGAATTGGTAAAAATATCGAATGATTTATCCCAATCCTACTCAGTACTCGAAATAAGAGTGCCAGATTCTATCGGACTCGTGTATAGGATTTTAAAGTCACTACTTGATTTCCAACTCAAAATCATCTTTATTCGCATCTCAACAAGCGCAGATTTTGCGTATGATTCATTTCATATTCAAACTCATGATGGAAAGAAAATTGAAAATTCAGAATTGATACTCTCAATAAAGGAGAAAATTTTAGAAGTTGCCCAGATGAAACAAAATAAGGGCATCTTCGAAATTAGTTTTTAA
- a CDS encoding glycoside hydrolase family 172 protein, translated as MASYLNAMLQKSNSFLFLFLFLPFVLEAQVDLSPLWKERAYRSERISSYDQTGGNDDFIVIPKESNKTIAEISGPGIIKHIWITMNAKDPMIRRNAVIRMFWDGSQKPAVEVPIGDFFGQGWGEEYILNSALLVAAPKKGKSLNSYFSMPFAKGAKIEIVNESEADIQNFYFYIDYEKWPEPPPTKYRFFAYWNRKITKSALVSGKENEWALLGETEKAPLQITDQYIVLNAKGKGHFLGLNLYIEAPSPIWYGEGDDQIFIDGEAWPPRLHGTGTEDLFNTAWSPKEVFMHPYFGYPKVSEGTGWLGRTHLYRFWIESPITFEKSILFALEHGHANALALDMVSVAYWYQDPSDLNLPSLAKKDRRQNQPEINFRHIHKWRDAYRSEKGKDWGND; from the coding sequence TTGGCTTCTTATTTAAACGCTATGTTACAAAAATCCAATAGTTTCCTCTTCCTATTTCTATTTTTACCTTTTGTCCTAGAGGCGCAAGTCGATCTATCGCCTCTTTGGAAAGAAAGAGCATATCGTTCGGAGCGGATATCAAGTTACGACCAAACTGGTGGTAACGATGATTTCATTGTGATTCCAAAAGAATCGAACAAGACAATTGCGGAGATTTCAGGACCAGGGATTATCAAACATATTTGGATTACCATGAATGCAAAGGATCCAATGATCCGAAGAAATGCAGTCATTCGGATGTTTTGGGATGGTAGCCAAAAACCTGCGGTTGAGGTTCCAATTGGAGATTTTTTTGGGCAAGGTTGGGGCGAAGAATATATTCTCAACTCGGCATTGTTAGTTGCTGCTCCCAAAAAAGGAAAATCTTTAAATTCCTACTTTTCTATGCCTTTTGCAAAAGGGGCAAAAATCGAAATCGTCAATGAAAGTGAAGCAGATATCCAAAATTTTTACTTCTACATCGATTATGAAAAGTGGCCCGAGCCACCTCCGACTAAATATAGATTTTTTGCCTATTGGAATCGAAAGATCACTAAATCTGCATTAGTTTCAGGTAAAGAAAATGAATGGGCACTTCTTGGAGAAACGGAAAAAGCTCCCTTGCAAATAACAGATCAGTACATCGTTTTGAATGCCAAAGGAAAGGGACATTTCCTTGGTTTGAATTTGTACATTGAGGCGCCGAGTCCGATTTGGTATGGAGAGGGTGATGACCAAATTTTCATCGATGGAGAAGCCTGGCCTCCACGTTTGCATGGAACCGGAACGGAAGATCTATTCAATACGGCATGGAGTCCCAAAGAAGTTTTTATGCACCCTTACTTTGGTTACCCTAAGGTGAGTGAGGGAACTGGCTGGTTGGGAAGGACCCATCTCTATCGGTTTTGGATTGAGTCACCGATCACCTTTGAAAAAAGCATACTGTTCGCTTTGGAACACGGACATGCGAACGCTTTGGCCTTAGATATGGTATCGGTTGCTTATTGGTACCAAGACCCGTCGGACTTAAATTTACCGAGCCTTGCAAAAAAGGATAGAAGGCAAAACCAGCCAGAAATAAATTTTCGTCATATCCACAAGTGGCGGGATGCATACAGAAGTGAAAAAGGAAAAGACTGGGGAAATGACTGA
- a CDS encoding sensor domain-containing diguanylate cyclase, whose translation MTESQLQTIAKHIIEKSLDSIVVLDSDSKMIYANPALLKLSGYQKQELISKSLDFLFPHEINSDETKALKVENFLIGENSNYISGNHKEFDLYTKKGDLIPIELRIFEINEDENNRKQYSVRITDIREKKKLEEQKTLLINSLKRLAYMDELTLLPNRRSFYDSLQKTIAIVKRRNRDAILAVLDIDHFKGINDTYGHDIGDVVLKKIANIFMDCLREEDTVGRVGGEEFGCILPDTSQEGAVIVLERIRESVRNHRFFIFDNFYLNVTVSIGYTRVHPTHKPEEVIKFADIALYQAKNSGRDKIQSYPV comes from the coding sequence ATGACTGAATCACAATTACAAACGATAGCAAAGCATATCATAGAGAAGTCCTTGGATTCGATCGTTGTTTTAGATTCGGATAGCAAGATGATCTATGCAAATCCTGCCTTATTGAAACTGAGCGGGTACCAAAAACAGGAACTGATTTCCAAGTCCTTAGATTTTCTCTTCCCGCACGAAATCAATTCCGATGAAACGAAAGCCCTTAAAGTAGAGAATTTTCTCATCGGTGAGAACTCGAATTACATTTCTGGCAACCACAAAGAGTTTGATTTGTATACCAAGAAAGGGGACCTGATTCCCATTGAACTTCGTATCTTTGAAATCAACGAGGATGAAAACAACCGAAAGCAATATTCTGTAAGGATCACCGATATCCGAGAAAAGAAAAAATTAGAAGAGCAAAAGACACTTCTCATCAATAGCTTAAAACGATTGGCTTACATGGATGAGTTGACTCTACTCCCCAACCGTCGCTCTTTCTATGATTCTTTGCAAAAGACCATCGCCATTGTAAAAAGAAGAAATCGAGATGCCATCCTAGCCGTTCTTGATATCGATCATTTCAAAGGAATCAACGACACCTATGGACATGACATTGGTGATGTTGTCCTCAAAAAGATTGCCAACATTTTCATGGACTGCCTCCGAGAGGAAGATACCGTCGGCCGCGTTGGCGGAGAAGAATTTGGATGCATTTTACCCGATACCAGTCAGGAAGGAGCCGTCATTGTTTTGGAACGGATCCGAGAATCGGTTCGGAACCACCGCTTCTTTATTTTCGATAACTTTTACCTAAATGTCACCGTGAGCATAGGCTATACCCGTGTCCACCCTACCCATAAGCCCGAGGAAGTGATCAAATTTGCCGATATCGCACTCTACCAGGCAAAAAACTCAGGAAGAGACAAAATCCAATCCTATCCTGTGTAA
- the hrcA gene encoding heat-inducible transcriptional repressor HrcA, with amino-acid sequence MNLSPRHRVILKALIDEFVADNKPVGSKTLSEKYEIGLSPATIRSCLAELEEFGFIASRHTSGGRVPTERGYRFYVDSLVTLFDLTMKEKQRIQEEYLKMQFRLDQVLIATSRVLASLSQSASVVLGPEGSLDTLKHLELIHVNGGEVLMILVMRSGTVLHRNIFFDYHISQESLYQLSRYLNENVKGFDIQEIQSNLIPQLMLKKDGPEGFGSLAPSIARAMVSENFGSDNLYIDGLKNLYDNFRDEDERLESILHLFDEKDFLRNFFSEYVPNDGVYTIIGKDGDEKLGGVTIIATNYRMGEKRIGSMGIIGPQRMNYNKALPLLEFTSKLVSEMITKLSR; translated from the coding sequence ATGAATCTTTCACCTAGACACCGGGTCATTTTGAAAGCCTTGATCGATGAGTTTGTTGCTGACAACAAGCCTGTTGGCTCAAAGACACTTTCGGAAAAGTATGAGATCGGCCTTTCGCCTGCAACGATTCGGAGTTGTTTAGCGGAACTAGAGGAATTTGGATTCATCGCTTCTCGCCACACATCCGGTGGTCGGGTTCCTACGGAACGAGGGTATCGGTTTTATGTGGATAGTTTGGTCACCTTGTTTGACCTAACGATGAAAGAGAAGCAGAGAATCCAAGAAGAGTATCTGAAGATGCAGTTCAGGCTCGACCAAGTTTTGATCGCTACTTCACGAGTTTTAGCTTCTCTTTCTCAGTCGGCAAGTGTCGTTCTGGGACCGGAAGGGAGTTTAGATACTTTAAAACACTTGGAATTGATCCATGTAAATGGTGGCGAAGTGCTAATGATTTTAGTGATGAGATCCGGAACGGTCTTACACCGAAATATATTCTTTGATTACCATATTTCACAGGAATCTCTTTATCAGTTATCTCGTTATTTAAATGAGAATGTAAAGGGCTTTGATATCCAAGAAATACAAAGCAATCTGATTCCACAATTGATGTTGAAGAAAGATGGTCCAGAAGGATTCGGAAGCTTAGCGCCTTCAATCGCAAGAGCTATGGTATCCGAAAATTTCGGATCGGACAATTTGTACATTGATGGACTTAAAAATTTATATGATAACTTCCGAGACGAAGATGAACGTCTAGAAAGTATTCTGCATTTATTCGATGAAAAAGATTTTCTTCGAAATTTTTTCTCCGAATACGTTCCGAACGATGGAGTTTATACCATCATAGGAAAAGATGGTGATGAGAAGTTAGGTGGTGTTACGATCATAGCCACTAACTATAGAATGGGAGAAAAGAGAATTGGTTCCATGGGTATCATTGGACCACAGAGAATGAACTACAATAAAGCATTACCTTTATTGGAATTCACTTCTAAATTAGTATCAGAAATGATCACAAAGTTGAGTAGGTAA
- the grpE gene encoding nucleotide exchange factor GrpE has product MSETNETIETKVEGSAPVEETEVLSDEAMKTAMDGVEQELDKAKKEIDTLKDSWLRERAEFQNYKRRTANDLLNARKESIKRFAEGFLGALDNLERVTSVTNASDEVKAFIDGISMIQKEFLGVLEKEGIKRLDPTGIAFDPMFMEAIVSEESPDFQEETVVETYQKGYYFEDGDSKQPIRPARVKVGKPQS; this is encoded by the coding sequence ATGTCAGAAACAAATGAGACAATAGAAACTAAAGTGGAGGGTTCTGCTCCTGTGGAAGAAACAGAAGTTCTTTCCGATGAAGCAATGAAGACCGCCATGGATGGTGTTGAGCAAGAACTAGACAAAGCAAAAAAAGAAATCGATACTCTTAAGGATTCTTGGTTAAGAGAGAGAGCTGAATTTCAAAATTACAAAAGAAGAACAGCGAATGATCTATTGAATGCAAGAAAAGAATCTATAAAAAGATTTGCAGAGGGATTTCTGGGTGCTTTGGACAATTTGGAACGAGTAACGTCCGTTACAAATGCTTCAGACGAAGTGAAAGCATTTATTGATGGAATTTCAATGATCCAAAAAGAATTTCTGGGTGTCTTGGAAAAAGAAGGTATCAAAAGGTTAGATCCCACTGGGATTGCCTTTGATCCTATGTTTATGGAAGCTATTGTATCGGAAGAAAGCCCGGATTTCCAAGAGGAAACGGTGGTAGAAACCTACCAAAAGGGTTATTACTTTGAAGATGGAGATTCAAAGCAACCGATTCGCCCAGCAAGAGTAAAAGTGGGTAAACCCCAAAGTTAA